A stretch of the Hyperolius riggenbachi isolate aHypRig1 chromosome 11, aHypRig1.pri, whole genome shotgun sequence genome encodes the following:
- the LOC137537611 gene encoding NAD(P)H dehydrogenase [quinone] 1-like — translation MPGKTALIVLAHQEQNSFNYAMKEAAASSLKRKGWRVLESDLYMMRFKAVLSRDDITGKARVPSHFRYAAETLQAWKEGRLAKDILVEQKKVERADLIIFQFPLYWSGMPALLKGWIERVFTRGFAYSFQAMYSEGPFKKKKALLSFTTGVSSSMFSTSGLNGDINVILWPLQNGILNFTGFQVLEPQIVYAVAHIPQEGRAQILKNWEKRLETIWDEKPLKFLPLQDFEDFTGGFVMKKDVEEALSDSKYGPTVGQHLRMPLPPDSQLRSECSQL, via the exons GCAAAACCGCGCTGATAGTTTTGGCACACCAAGAGCAGAATTCATTCAATTATGCCATGAAGGAGGCGGCTGCTTCGTCTCTGAAGAGGAAAGGCTGGAGAGTGCTGGAGTCAGACCTCTATATGATGAGGTTTAAAGCTGTCCTATCACGTGATGACATCACAG GGAAAGCCAGGGTGCCCAGCCATTTCAGGTATGCTGCGGAGACTCTGCAGGCGTGGAAGGAAGGTCGTCTGGCCAAAGACATTTTGGTCGaacaaaaaaaggtggaaagggcTGACCTCATCATCTTCCAG TTTCCACTTTACTGGTCTGGCATGCCGGCTCTACTCAAGGGATGGATCGAGAGGGTCTTCACCCGCGGCTTTGCTTACAGTTTTCAGGCTATGTATTCCGAAGGACCATTCAAG AAGAAGAAAGCTCTGCTGTCCTTCACCACCGGTGTGTCCTCGTCAATGTTTTCCACGTCGGGGCTGAACGGGGACATCAATGTCATTCTGTGGCCGCTGCAG AATGGCATTTTGAACTTCACCGGCTTCCAAGTCCTGGAGCCACAGATTGTTTATGCCGTGGCTCACATCCCACAGGAGGGTCGTGCCCAGATCCTGAAGAACTGGGAAAAGCGACTGGAGACCATCTGGGATGAGAAACCCCTTAAATTTCTCCCACTTCAAGATTTTGAGGACTTCACTGGTGGATTTGTCATGAAGAAAGATGTGGAGGAGGCCTTGTCTGATTCTAAGTATGGTCCAACTGTTGGCCAGCATCTGCGGATGCCTCTACCCCCTGACAGCCAgttaaggtctgagtgctcccagctGTGA